Below is a window of Yimella sp. cx-51 DNA.
GGGGGTGCTCATGGTGCTACTCATGACAGGGAAGTGGTCACAGGTTGCTACTTGAAAGTAATTAGAGGTGAGCCAGGTCACAAGAGGGTAACCACATCTTGGTCGCTTGTTCGGATGAACGCTGCGCCGAGTTTCCCGAGGTGAAGTGCGTCAGCCGGCCAGTCCGTTGCGGAACGCGTAGACGACCGCCTGCACCCGGTCGCGCACGTCCAAGGTGCGCAGGATCGCCGACACATGGCTCTTCACGGTCTCGTGACTGACGTGCATGTGTTGAGCGATTTCGGTGTTCGACAGACCTCGGGCCAGGAGTGTAAGCACCTCGGCTTCGCGGGCGCTCAACCCGTGATCGGAGGCTTGGCCGCGCTGCACGCCGCCGTGGCTACTCAGCTCGATCAGGAGGCGGTCGGTGATCTGCGGACCGAGGATGAGTGAGCCCTCCGCGACCGACTTGACCGCTTCGGTCAGACGGGTGGCCGGCACGTCTTTCAGCAGGAACCCACGTGCCCCGGCGTTCAAGGCGGAGTAGACGTAGTCGTCCAGGTCGAAGGTGGTCAGGATGAGCACGTTCACCTGGTCGCTGATGTGGCTCGTCGCGGTGATCCCGTCCATGACCGGCATCCGGATGTCGACCACCGCGACGTCCGGTTGCCTCTGCCTGACCATCTCGACGAGTTCGGCTCCGTCGCGGGCGCGCCCGATGACGTCGAGCATCGGATCGGCGTCGAGCACGGCGGCGAAACCATCGCGGATGATCGGCTGGTCGTCGGCGACGATCACGGTGAAGGGAGGTCGTGGTGCGTCGTCGGCGTCGTTGGTGTTCATCAGTACGTGCTCCGTGGCATCGTTGCGGTGAGGACGAATTCGCCATTTTCGAGAGTGGTGGTCAGGGATCCACCGACCAGTCGCAGCCTCTCGCGCATGCCCGCCAGCCCTCGTCCCACTTCGAACGCCTCGGCGGCGGTCGTATTGCGGATCTCAATGATGTCAGCGTCTTCGTCGCCGGTGAAGGTAACAGTGGTTCGGGCCAGCGGCTCGTGCCGACGAGCGTTGGTCAAGGCCTCCTGGACCACCCGATAGGCGGTTGTGCCTGCCAGTGAATCCAACTGGGGCAGTTCGCCGTCCACGCTCACCTTGGCGCCGCTACTCTGCGCATCGCTGATCAACTGGGCGATCTGGGCGGATGTCGGCTGGGGTGTGGTCGACGCGGCCTCACCCGAGCGTTGGAGCACGCCCAGCACGTTACGCATCTCGTCCAGGGCCAGGCGCGCATCGGTTGCGGTGTCGGTGAGTAGGACGCGGGCAGTGTCGTCCAGTTCCGGGTGCTGGTAGGGAGCGGTCTCGGCGCGCACGGCGATGAGCGAGATGCGGTGTGCAACCACGTCGTGCAGATCACGAGCCAGTTGCGCACGCTCGCTCACCTCGCTGTCGCGCACCTCCACCTCGACACCTCGGCGATCGACCTCGGCGTGACGCAGGATGGTCGATCGTACGAGTAGCCCGATCCCCAAAGCTGCCAGCACTGCAATCAGGTAGACCCCGAAGGTGCTCGCTCGAGCGTTTGCCGACCACGCGTCGGAGGTGTTGCTCACCTGCCCGACCCAGAGGACGAACCGTGGCGCGAACGCCAACAGCGCCGGGATCACCAGAGCAAGGGGCAGCAAGATCCGTGCCCGGCGCGGATGCTTCCACGTCGAGCAGACCATGACGCCGACCATCGCCAGGAAGGCGTTGAAACCAGCGGCCGGAGAGAGAGTGACGATCGAGACGAGCAGTGGGGCGAGCGCGCACGCGACGGAGGTCCACCAGAAGCGCAGTACCACCACCGGCGCGAGTGCCGCGGCGAGGCACAGCAAGTTGTAGGCCAGCACCACTGGTCCGGCGTAGAACTGGGAGGTGTTCCAGTAGCCGTGGCTCCCGCTCTGGGTGATGAGGAAGAGGGGCGGCTTGGTGAGCCAACCTGCGATGGCGAACATCGCGGCGATCGTCCAGTAGGGCAAGGGTGCTGTGCGTCGGAGAGTTTCCATGGCTTCAGCCTTGTCGTCCTCGACATCCGAAACCACCCGCGGCAGAGCGGTTTTCGCATCCCTCGCGTGGGTGATCAATGGTCACGATCGCTAGCGGTCGATGTCGCCCACGACGAAGAACATCGAGCCCAGGATCGCCACCATGTCGCCGACCAACTGGTTCTCCAGCAGTTCGCCGAGCACCGCCACATTGTTGAAGGACGCCGAGCGGAGTTTCAGCCGCCACGGAGTCTTGTCGCCGCGGGAGACCACGTAGTAGCCGTTGAACCCGAGCGGGTTCTCGGTCGCGAAGTACTCGCTGCCCTCGGGCACCTTCAGCACCTTGGGCAGCTTGACGTTCACCGGCCCGTGCGGCATCGAGCGCAACCGATCGACGCATACCTGGGCGATGTCGAGGCTGACGTGGATCTGCTCCAGCAGCACTTCCAGGCGGGCTTCACAGTCACCGGCGGTGCGGGTGACCACTCGTCCGGGGCCGCCTTCTGCGAACAACTCGCCGTAGGCGAGGTAGGGCTTGTCACGCCGCAGGTCGACGTCCAACCCGCTGGCGCGTGCGATCGGGCCGCTGACGCCGTACGCGATCGCGGTCTGCCGATCGAGCACGCCGACGTCGTGGGTGCGTGCGCGCAGGATCTCGTTGCCGATGAGCAGCGACTCCAACTCCGGCAACCGGCTGCGGACGGCGCGGATCGCGGCGTCCACCCGGTGCAGCCAGCCGGCGGGAAGGTCGTCGCGCAGCCCGCCGACGCGGGAGAACATGTAGTGCAGGCGTCCGCCGGCGATCTCTTCCATCACCGCTTGGAGTTCTTCGCGCTCGCGGAAGCTGTAGAAGATCGGAGTGATCGCCCCCAGCTCCAGCGGATAGGAGCCGGCGAACATGAGGTGGTTCAGCACCCGGTTGAGTTCGGCCAACAGCGTGCGGGTCCAGGTGGCGCGTTCGGGTACGTCCATGCCGAGCATCTTCTCGACCGTCAGTGCGACCCCGATCTCGCTGCTGAACGCCGACAGCCAGTCGTGCCGGTTGGCCAGCACCATGATCTGGCGGTAGTCGCGCACCTCGAAGAGTTTCTCCGCGCCGCGGTGCATGTAACCGATCACCGGTTCGGCGTGCTTGATCAACTCGCCGTCGAGGGTCAGGCGCAAGCGC
It encodes the following:
- a CDS encoding response regulator transcription factor, which gives rise to MNTNDADDAPRPPFTVIVADDQPIIRDGFAAVLDADPMLDVIGRARDGAELVEMVRQRQPDVAVVDIRMPVMDGITATSHISDQVNVLILTTFDLDDYVYSALNAGARGFLLKDVPATRLTEAVKSVAEGSLILGPQITDRLLIELSSHGGVQRGQASDHGLSAREAEVLTLLARGLSNTEIAQHMHVSHETVKSHVSAILRTLDVRDRVQAVVYAFRNGLAG
- a CDS encoding sensor histidine kinase yields the protein METLRRTAPLPYWTIAAMFAIAGWLTKPPLFLITQSGSHGYWNTSQFYAGPVVLAYNLLCLAAALAPVVVLRFWWTSVACALAPLLVSIVTLSPAAGFNAFLAMVGVMVCSTWKHPRRARILLPLALVIPALLAFAPRFVLWVGQVSNTSDAWSANARASTFGVYLIAVLAALGIGLLVRSTILRHAEVDRRGVEVEVRDSEVSERAQLARDLHDVVAHRISLIAVRAETAPYQHPELDDTARVLLTDTATDARLALDEMRNVLGVLQRSGEAASTTPQPTSAQIAQLISDAQSSGAKVSVDGELPQLDSLAGTTAYRVVQEALTNARRHEPLARTTVTFTGDEDADIIEIRNTTAAEAFEVGRGLAGMRERLRLVGGSLTTTLENGEFVLTATMPRSTY
- a CDS encoding NADH-quinone oxidoreductase subunit D, with the protein product MSFVETTATVGASGFTTTDMVLNIGPQHPATHGVLRLRLTLDGELIKHAEPVIGYMHRGAEKLFEVRDYRQIMVLANRHDWLSAFSSEIGVALTVEKMLGMDVPERATWTRTLLAELNRVLNHLMFAGSYPLELGAITPIFYSFREREELQAVMEEIAGGRLHYMFSRVGGLRDDLPAGWLHRVDAAIRAVRSRLPELESLLIGNEILRARTHDVGVLDRQTAIAYGVSGPIARASGLDVDLRRDKPYLAYGELFAEGGPGRVVTRTAGDCEARLEVLLEQIHVSLDIAQVCVDRLRSMPHGPVNVKLPKVLKVPEGSEYFATENPLGFNGYYVVSRGDKTPWRLKLRSASFNNVAVLGELLENQLVGDMVAILGSMFFVVGDIDR